The nucleotide sequence TCCAGTGCGAGTTTCGAAGCCGGAAACGAGCGGACGACGGTTCGCCACGCTGGTTCGCCGTACGGGCCACGCTCGAGCGAGATTCGAGTAGAACGCCCATCCGGTGGGTAGGAGTGACATGGGACATCACGCGCCGGCGAGTGGCGGAGGGCTCCCTCCACGACGATCTCCAACAACAAATTGCTGAAAGGCAACGCGCCGAGCAGGCTTTATTGTCTGGTCAACTCAACATCGATAGCTTCTTCCAACAGGCGCCCACGGCGATGGCCCTGTACGACTCGGAGGGACGTTTGACGCACGTCAATAAGAGCCTCGCCGAATGGATGGGCGTGAACCAGGAGGAGCATATCGGTTGCAAGGCGTTTGACATGTTGCCTGCCGAGCTGGCGACAGAGATCGAGGCCAGCGTGGCACGGGTGTTGGCCACGGGGGTCGCCGAAACCAACCTCGAAGCAAGCGCCGCGATGCCTCACCGTTCAGACGAAGTGCAGCATGGGCTTTATGCGCACTTCCCGATTCCCGGTCTCGATGGAAAGCCGGTCGGAGTGGGCGCCGTGATCGTCAATACAACCGAATTGAAACACGCCGAAGAAGCACTCCGCAGGAGCGAGGTGCAATTGAGACTATTCGTCGAGTATGCGCCCGCCGGTGTCGCCATGTTTGATCGCGACCTGTGCTACCTGGCGTGCAGCCGCCGTTGGATCACGGACTACAGGCTTGAAGAGCGCAACTTGATCGGAAAACATCACTACGAAGTCTTCCCGGAGATTCCCGAACGCTGGAAACAAATTCACCGTCGTTGCTTGACCGGCGCCTCCGACTATTGCGAGCAAGATGAATTCGAGCGCTCGGACGGTTCCATCGACTACATTCGCTGGGAAATTCAGCCCTGGTGGGAATCGTCTGGCCGGATCGGTGGGCTGGTGTTTTGTACCGAAAACATCACGGATCGCGTTCTGGCCGAAAAAGCCTTGCGCGACAGCAAGGCACTACTCGACGAAGCGCAACGCGCGGCGCGCTTTGGAAACTGGAACGGCGACCTGACGACCGGGAAGATCAGTTGGAGCGACGAGGTCTACCGCATTTTTGGCTTTCCTCCCCAGTCGTTCACGCCGCATTATCGCAGCGATTATCTCCAGGCGATTCATCCTGACGACAGGACTCGCGTCGAAAACCTGATCCGTGACTCGCTGTCGAACAATCACGGCTACGAAACCGAGCATCGCGTCGTGCGGCCCGACAATTCCGAGTGCCTGGTGCGCACCACCGGCCAGGTCATGCGCAATGCGGACGGGGTCCCCGTCCGGTTGTTCGGCACGGTCCAGGACATTACGCAAGAGCGCCATCGCGAAGAACAGATGCAATCGCTGCAGTACCAGCTTGCGCATGCGAATCGCGTCGCGACGCTGGGGGAGCTCGCGTCGGGAATCGCCCACGAGCTCA is from Pirellulales bacterium and encodes:
- a CDS encoding PAS domain-containing protein translates to MSGQLNIDSFFQQAPTAMALYDSEGRLTHVNKSLAEWMGVNQEEHIGCKAFDMLPAELATEIEASVARVLATGVAETNLEASAAMPHRSDEVQHGLYAHFPIPGLDGKPVGVGAVIVNTTELKHAEEALRRSEVQLRLFVEYAPAGVAMFDRDLCYLACSRRWITDYRLEERNLIGKHHYEVFPEIPERWKQIHRRCLTGASDYCEQDEFERSDGSIDYIRWEIQPWWESSGRIGGLVFCTENITDRVLAEKALRDSKALLDEAQRAARFGNWNGDLTTGKISWSDEVYRIFGFPPQSFTPHYRSDYLQAIHPDDRTRVENLIRDSLSNNHGYETEHRVVRPDNSECLVRTTGQVMRNADGVPVRLFGTVQDITQERHREEQMQSLQYQLAHANRVATLGELASGIAHELNQPLAAIGFYAEGCLEAVQRGTLEHSELRGKLTSIAELSDRCGQIIRRMRAFATKQGAPRQVTDLRELVHAVVDFLAHDLRQSEVICTALMPDEPLWVLADGVQIQQVLVNLVRNAIEAQLEPSSKPRRVEIVGGHSKDKRVYVSIRDHGPGICESIQQRLFEPFFTTKASGLGMGLNISQTIMNNHGGEITFRTEMGGGAAFVAHFPVAREAE